A window of the Halobacterium hubeiense genome harbors these coding sequences:
- the fer2 gene encoding ferredoxin Fer2, which translates to MPTVEYLNYETLDDQGWDMDDDDLFEKAADAGLDDEDYGTLEVAEGEYILEAAEAQGYDWPFSCRAGACANCASIVKEGDIDMDMQQILSDEEVEEKNVRLTCIGSPAADEVKIVYNAKHLDYLQNRVI; encoded by the coding sequence ATGCCGACGGTTGAATACCTCAACTACGAGACTCTGGACGACCAGGGCTGGGACATGGACGACGACGACCTCTTCGAGAAGGCGGCCGACGCCGGCCTCGACGACGAGGACTACGGCACGCTCGAAGTCGCCGAGGGCGAGTACATCCTCGAAGCCGCCGAGGCGCAGGGCTACGACTGGCCGTTCTCGTGCCGCGCCGGCGCGTGTGCGAACTGCGCGTCCATCGTGAAGGAAGGCGACATCGACATGGACATGCAGCAGATTCTCTCCGACGAGGAAGTCGAAGAGAAGAACGTCCGCCTGACCTGCATCGGCTCCCCGGCGGCCGACGAGGTCAAGATCGTCTACAACGCCAAGCACCTCGACTACCTGCAGAACCGCGTCATCTAA